The DNA region GCGTCGCCGACGGCCCGTCACCGCCTGAGGGTGCGCCACATCCCGCGACAGCCAGGCACGCCAGGGCGGCGAGCCACCGGAACCTGCGGATCATGGCGGCCATGATGCCGTGGGCAATTTGAAATTGGAAATTTGAAATTCATCGGCGGCCGGCCTGTCGGGCGCCCCCCGTGCCGACCTGAAGGTCGGCACCTACGTCCTTCACGTCGTAGGCGTCGACCTTCAGGTCGACGCGGTGCGCCCTTCGAGAATCCCGAATCTCAGATGGCCTGCGTCAGGAACGGGTTGGTCCGACGCTCCTGCCCGATCGTCGTCGTCGGCCCATGGCCGGGGTAGACGATCGCCTCGTCGCCCAGCGGGAACAGCACCTCGCGAATCGACCGCAGCAGCGTCTCGAGGTCGCCGCCCGGCAGGTCGGTGCGACCGATCGAGCCGGCAAACAGCGTGTCGCCCACGAAGAGCCGGTCGGCAGGGCCGTCGCCCACCCCGACCTGCAGGCACACCTGGCCCGGGCTGTGGCCCGGCGTGTGGAGGGCGCGGAGCCGGCAGTGCCCGAACGTCCACTCGGGCTGCTGGTCGAACCACGCGTCGATCGGCGGCTGCGGCCGCATCCTGAACCCGAAGGCCACGCCCTGCTGCACGGCACGCTCGTACAGGAACAGGTCGTCGTGGTGCAGCACGAGGGGCACATCCCACTCCGCCTTGGCCTCGTTGCACCCGGCGATGTGGTCGAGGTGCGAGTGCGTCAGCATGATGTAGCGCACCGACACGCCTGTTCGACGGACAATGGCGATCAACTCGTCGACCTCCGCGCCGGGGTCGATCACGATGGCCTCGCCGGTCATCGGGCAGGCCACGACGTAGCCGTTCTTCTCGAACGGCGGCACGGCACACGATTCGATCAGCATGTCGGTCTCATTCGAACACGTCCAGGCGGCGGCCCGCCGCATCGCCCCCTTCGTCCGCCGGACGCCGCTGCTGCGCGCCGAGGGCCTCTCGGCGGTAACCGGGCGCGAGGTGTGGCTCAAGCTCGAGACGCTGCAGCGCACGCGGGCGTTCAAGCGCCGCGGCGCCGTCAACGCGCTGCTGGCTCTCGAGGAGCGTGAGGGCGCGGTGCCGCCGCTGGTCACGGCCTCGGCCGGCAACCACGGCGTCGCCCTGTCGAGCATCGCACGGGAACGCGGCGCCCGGTTGACGATCTACGTCCCGAAGGACGCCCCTCGCGCCAAGCTCGATCGCCTGCGCGGCGAGGGCATCACGATTGTCGCCGACTGCGCCGACTACGACGAGGCAGAGGCGCGCGCCCTGGCGGCCAGCCACGCCGGCCACGGGCGGTTCATCTCGGCCTACGCGCATCCCGACGTGATCGCGGGCGCGGGCACCATCGCCCTCGAAGTACTCGAGGATCTGCCGTCCACCGGCGCGATCGTCGTGCCCACCGGTGGCGGCGGTCTGCTCTCCGGAGTGGCCATCGGCGCCGACTTCAGGGTGCCGGCGATTGGCGTGGAGCCGGAAGTCAATCCGGCGTTCACCAGCGCCCTCGCCGCGGGTCACACGACCACGATCACCCCCGGGACCTCATTGGCGGACGGTCTGCTCGGCAACCTGGAGCCCGGTGCCCTGACCTTCGACCTCGTCAAGGACCTCGATGTGCCGGTCAGGCTGGTGCCCGAGACGTTCCTCGTGGACGGCGTGCGGGCGCTGTTCGTCCACGAGCGACTGGTCGCCGAGGGCGCCGGTGGCATCGCCGTCGGCGCCCTCCTGGCCGGTGCGCTCGACGCGTGGCCGGACCCGCTCGTGCTGCTGGTGACCGGCGCCAACATCGACGCGCCGACCTTCGCGCGGGTCGTGGGCCAAGGGTGATGCCGGGGCGGCGAGGTGGACCAACGGGCTGTTCGTTGGGGTGGACGGTGACGTTGAAGGGATCAGCTCCCAGTCAGAGCGTCTGCACCCAACTTCTTCACCGGAGGAGTCTCCATGTACAGCTCCCGTCGTGGTGTGTTGTCCCTTGCCCTGGCCGCCCTGGGCATACTCTCGATGCCGACCACGTCAGCCGCGCAGGCCGTGCATCGCCCGATCGCCGACTTCATCGGCCCCAACCTGGCCGCGCCGAGCGTCATCTGGACCGAGCCGGGCAACCCGAACTACGCGGTCATCGACTACTTCGGGCGACTGGCCACCAACCAGGGGCTGAACTTCGGCTCCACCTACGACGGACAGGTCGTCGAACGCGCCCTCCCGGACGGGACGGCGCTGGTCAGCGTCAGCCTGCGTGCCCGCAAAGTGCTGATGTACGCCGTCGACACGTCGCAGGCCAACGCGGTCGTGTTCGGGCACTCGGCGCCGCAGGTGAAGGCCGGCGCCAGGGCGACCCTCGGCGATGCCATGCTGACGCTGGAGTTCGTCAACACCGCACCGGGTGCGCCGCTGCCGTCCCTGTTCACCATCATCTTCGGCCCCAGCGTGCAAAAGGTGCTGCTCGTCGCCAACGCCAAGGGGACCTTCAATGCGGCGTACGGGGTACCGGACGGCACGCCCGGGATGCTGCACGTGACCCAGCGCGGCATCTACGACGCACCCGGGTTCGATGGCAACCCGTCACAGGACAACGTGTTCCCGGCCGAGAGCATCAACCTGACCGTTCTCGGCAAGAAGTAGCCCCGGGGGCCCCCCGCCCCCGCACGAGGAGCAGCGCGGCATGACCTTCACCGCGCTGCTGCTCGACAACCCGCAGTTCCGCCGCGTGTGGATCGCGCAGGTGGTGAGCCAGCTCGGCGACTGGTTCAACGCCGTGGCCGTCTACGCGCTGCTGCTCGACCTGACCGGGTCGGCCACGCTGGTGGCGGCGATGATGGTCGTGCAGTTGCTGCCACTGGCCCTGGTCAGCCCGATGGCCGGCGTGGTGGTCGACCGGATGTCGCGCCGCACGCTCATGATCGGCGCCGACCTGGCGCGAGCGGTGCTGTTTGCCGGCCTGGTGTTCGTGCGATCGGCCGACCAGATCTGGCTGGCATTCGTGCTGGTCACGCTCGGCGTCATCGCGACGGCCTTCTTCGAGCCGGCGCGCACGGCCATGCTCCCCGACGTGGTGCCGCGCGAGCACCTCATGACCGCCAACGCGCTGTCGGCCGCGACCTGGGCGGTGATGCTCACCATCGGCGCGTCGGTCGGCGGGGCGGTCACGGTGCTGGTCGGCCGCGACGCCGCCTTCGTCTGCAACGGACTGTCCTTCCTGGCCTCGGCCGCCGCGCTGCGCGGGCTGCACGTCGTCGAGACCCACCACACGCAGCCGCGCGACGCCGCGAGCACCGGCGTGCGCGACGGCCTTGCATACCTGCGCCGGCACCCGGCGACGATTGCGCTGCTCAGCATCAAGGCGGTGTGGGCGGTGGCCGGCGGAATGATGCTGCTGCTCACGGTGTTCGGCCAGCGCGTCTTCGCGACGACGCCGGGCGAGACGGCGGCACGCGGCATCGGCGTGCTCTTCGCGGCGCGCGGCGTCGGCGCCATCGGCGGCGCCCTCCTCGCCCGCGCGGTGCAGGGGCGCGATGCGGCCCGCCTGAAGGCGCTCGTGCCCTGGTGCTACGGCATCGCGGCGCTCGGCTACCTCACGCTGGCCAATGCGCCCACGCTCTGGGCCGGCGCCCTGGCCGTGGTGTGGGCGCACGTGTTCGGCACGCTGCTCTGGGTGCTGAGCTCGGTGCTGCTGCAGTTGGTCGTCGAGGCACGGGTACGCGGGCGCATCTTCGCCGTCGAGCTCGCGCTGCACACCTTCGTGTCGGCAGCCGCCATCCTGCTCACCGGCTACGGCCTCGACAACCTCCACATCGCGCCCCGTACTCTGGCCACCTGGCTGGGCGCATTCTTCCTGGCACCAGCGGCGGCCTGGGCCATGGCCCCCAGGGTAGGGCGCGGCCTCCGACTGCGCCGTTAGCCAATCATTCCAACGGCGGGGTGGGACACCCCGCCCTACTTGGATGCAGCGGGACACCCCGCCCTACCTCGACGCGGTGGCATCACTTCGGCCGACTCGGCCTGATCTCCACGCGACTCGGCAGGCTGCGCGGACTGCTGGCCAGCAGGTCGAACACCACCTGCGCCACGTCGTCTGGCGACAGCTTCCAGTCGGTGCCGGCCGCGTCGCCGCCGGGTGAGAACGCCGTCTGCACCGAGCCGGGCATGACCGTGGACACCCGGATGTTGTCCTGCCGCACCTCGAGCATGAGCGACTCGGCGAACGCGTTCAGCCCTGCCTTCGACGCGCAGTAGGCCGCGCCGCCGGCAAACGAGTTCCGGCCGGCCAGGCTGCTGATGTTGATGATCCAGCCACCGCCCCGCTGCTTCAGCGCCGGAATGGCCGCTTTCGTGCAGAGGAAGACGCCCGTGAGGTTGGTGGCGATGAGCCGGTGCCAGTCGTCGATGGCCATGTCGGCCACGGGCGTGAACGTGCCGACGCCCGCGTTGTTGATCAGCGAGTCGACGCCCCCGAACCGTTCGGAGGCCGTCCGCACGAGGGCCTCGGCCACGGCCGGGTCGGCGACGTCGCCCTGCACCGTCGCCACGGCAGAGGCCCCGAGTTCGGCGACGACCGCCTCGAGATCCGGCTTCGAGCGGCCCGAGAGGACGACCCGGGCGCCGCGGGCGACGAACCCGCAGGTCAGGGCGAGGCCGATCCCGCGGGATCCGCCTGTGACGATGGCGACGTGGCCGGCGAGTTGAGGCTGGGAAGTCATGCCCTTACACTACCGGGGTCGCGCGGCTCGCGCCACGCCCACGTCCATGCCCTTCGTCGCCATCCTCGGAGCCGGCCCTCTCGGCGGTGCCCTCGCTTACGCGCTGGCCTCGCGGGCGCGCTTCGACGAGGTCCGGCTGATCGACCCCGAAAAGACCCTGGCCGCCGGCAAGGCGCTCGACATCCTGCAGTCGGGCCCGGTGGACGGCTACAGCACGCGCGTGACCGGCAGCGCGTCGCTGGAAGCCGCGACGGGCGCCTGGGTGTCGATCCTGGCCGACCCCATCTCGCCCGACCCGCTCAGCCACCTCGAGCAGTTGCACAAGCGCTCGCCCGGCGCCCTGATCGTGTGCGCCGATGCCGCGCACCAGCTCGTCGTCGCTCGCGGGGTGGCCACCGGCGCCGTGCCACCCGACCGCATCGTGGGGGCCGCGCCGACCGCCGCCGCCGCGGCCGCCCGGGCCCTGCTGGCCCTCGACGCCGATGTCAGCCCCGCGGTGGTTCACGTCGGGATCGCGAGCGGCGCCCCAGGGCCGTGCGTCATCGACTGGGCGCGCACGTCGGTGGACGGAGTGCCTGCCGAGGTCGCCTGTCGTCGCGACCAGCGGGAACGCGTCGACGCCAGGCTGGCGGGCCTGTGGCCCCCTGGACCGTACACCCTGGGCGCAGCCGCCGCGCGCGTGGCCGAGGCGGCGTGGTTCGGATCCCGCCAGGTGTACCCGTGCTGGTGGGTGACCGACGGCGGAGCCACGCCGGCAGGTGTGTCGTCGTTGCGCTTCTCGCCCGGGGGGCGGGCGCGCATGGTGTCGTCCGGACCGACTGCCGGGCTCGTCGGGTCCGGCGCGAGCCGCTGACGTGCTGACGTCCCTGCTCATCGTGGCCTCGATGGTCGCGGTGACGGCGCTCTACGTCGCGGCGGAGTTCGCCGCCGTGTCTGTCCGCAAGAGCCGCATCCGCCAGATGGCCGAGGACGGCCATGCGACGGCCCGACGCCTGCTGCCGGTCCTCGACGATGCCGCTGCCCTCGACCGCTACATCGCCGCGTGCCAGGTCGGCATCACCCTCTCCAGCCTGATCCTGGGCGCCTATGGTCAGATTGCATACGGTCCGGCCATCGCCGCCCAGTTGCAGGCGCGGCTCGGACTCGACCCACTCGCCGCCTCGTCAGCCGCCGCGGTCGTCATCCTGCTCGTGCTCACCGTCGGCGCGATGGTCGCTGGCGAGCTCGCGCCCAAGTCGCTCGCGCTGCAGTACCCGACCGAGATCGCGCTCTACTCCTACTGGCCGATGCGCTGGTCGCTCTGGCTGCTCGGCCCGTTCATCTGGTTCCTCAACGGCTCCGGCACCCTGCTGCTCCGCCTGCTCGGCAGCGCCCACGGCGCGCATCGCCACGTGCATTCCCCCGAGGAGATCGAGTTGCTGCTGGCCGAGAGCCACGACGGCGGGCTGCTCGAGCCCGACGAGCTGCGCCGGCTGCAGCGCGCGCTCCGCTTCAGCCTGCGTACGGCGCGGCAGCTGATGACGACCCGCGACCGCATGCAGTGCGTCGACGTCATGACGCCGGTCGAGCAGGTGCTGTCGATGGCGCTCGACTCCTCGCAGGCCTACGTGCCGATCTACCGTGACGCGCCCGACAACGTCATCGGCTTCCTCAACACCAAGCGCCTGCTGGTGCGGCACGTCGAGGGCCGCCCGGTCCGATCGGTGCGCGAGCTGCTGCAGCCGGCTCCCCGGGTCGAGGAGACGATGACCGGCGACCGCCTGATCGCGGAGCTCCGCCGCCACCGCACGCACCAGGCGATCGTCGTCGACGCCGGCCAGGCCGTGGTCGGCATGGTGACGCTCGACGACATCCTGTCGTCGCTGCTCGGTCCCACGCCCGACGAGTTCACGCAGTCCTCGCTGCGCATGCCGGCGCCGCGCGCCACGAGGTCTCGCGCATGACGATGCTCATCGTCATCGTCGCGGTGCTGGTGCTGCTCAACGGCCTGTTCGTCGCCGCGGAGTTCGCCATCGTCGGCACGCCGCGTGTCGCGATCGAAAAGCGGGCGGCGGCCGGCGAGCGGATCGCGCAACGCGTCCACCAGGTGCTCACCGATTCGCGGCGGCAGGATCGCTACATCGCCACGGCGCAGCTCGGCATCACGCTGGCGAGCCTCGGTCTGGGCATGTACAGCGAGCACGAGGTGGCCGAGCGGCTCGTGCACCTGTTCGAGGGACTCGGCGTGGCGCGCTACGTCGCCGCGCACACGCTGGCGAGCGTCGCGGCGGTGGCGCTGCTCACGTACGTGCACATCGTCTTCGGCGAGATGGTGCCCAAGTCCATCGCGCTGCAGCGGGCCGAGCGCACGGTGCTCTGGATCACGCCGGTCATGCTGGTGTTGCAGACCATCTGCTATCCGCTGGTGCTGGTGCTCAACGCGCTTGGCAACCTGCTGTTGCGCCTCATCGGCGTGACGCGGCAGGAGCGATCGCATGAGCACCTCTACTCACCGGAGGAGCTCGCCTACATCGTCACCGAGAGCCAGGCCGGGGGGATGCTCCGGGAGGAGTCGGGGCGGATCCTCCGCGAGCTGTTCGAGTTCGGCGACCTGACCGCGCGCGAGGTGATGACCCCGCGCGTCCGCCTCGCGGCGCTGCCGCTCGGCGCCGATGCCGCGACCGTGACCGAGACGGTGCGCAAGGCACCCTACACGCGGTATCCCGTGTACGAGGGCGACATCGACGAGCTGACCGGCATGGTGAACGTGAAGGACCTGCTGCTGCTCAAGTCCAGTGGCGCGGTGCTGACGCCGGCGATGGTGCGCGCCATCCCCACCGTCCCGGAGACGGCGACGCTCGACGTCGTGCTCGAGACGCTGCGCGAGGCGCGGGCGCAGATGGCCGTGGTGATCGACGAGCACGGCGGCACCGCCGGGGTCGTGACGCACGAGGATCTGTTCGACGAGGTCATCGGCGAGGTGGCCGAGGGCGCCAGCGAGAAGACCAGCATCTATCGCGACGCGCGAGGCGTGCTGCACGTGAGCGGGACGTCACGCGTCGAAGAGGCCGGGGAAGCGCTGGGCGTGACGCTGGAGCACGAGGCCGTCGACAGCGTCAGCGGCCTGATCCTCACCGTGCTGGGCCGCCCCCCGCATGTGGGCGACGTGGTGACCTACGACCACGTACGGTTCGAGGTCACCGAAGTGGAAGGCCTCGGCGTGAAGTCGTGCATCGCCGAGGTGGAGACGCCGGCAATTTGAAATTCGACATTTGAAATTGGCGGGCCCGCGGCTTTGCCGCCGGGCCTCGCGATATCTCGTGCGAGCGAAGGCCGGGA from Luteitalea sp. TBR-22 includes:
- a CDS encoding MBL fold metallo-hydrolase, whose amino-acid sequence is MLIESCAVPPFEKNGYVVACPMTGEAIVIDPGAEVDELIAIVRRTGVSVRYIMLTHSHLDHIAGCNEAKAEWDVPLVLHHDDLFLYERAVQQGVAFGFRMRPQPPIDAWFDQQPEWTFGHCRLRALHTPGHSPGQVCLQVGVGDGPADRLFVGDTLFAGSIGRTDLPGGDLETLLRSIREVLFPLGDEAIVYPGHGPTTTIGQERRTNPFLTQAI
- a CDS encoding threonine/serine dehydratase, translated to MSVSFEHVQAAARRIAPFVRRTPLLRAEGLSAVTGREVWLKLETLQRTRAFKRRGAVNALLALEEREGAVPPLVTASAGNHGVALSSIARERGARLTIYVPKDAPRAKLDRLRGEGITIVADCADYDEAEARALAASHAGHGRFISAYAHPDVIAGAGTIALEVLEDLPSTGAIVVPTGGGGLLSGVAIGADFRVPAIGVEPEVNPAFTSALAAGHTTTITPGTSLADGLLGNLEPGALTFDLVKDLDVPVRLVPETFLVDGVRALFVHERLVAEGAGGIAVGALLAGALDAWPDPLVLLVTGANIDAPTFARVVGQG
- a CDS encoding MFS transporter gives rise to the protein MTFTALLLDNPQFRRVWIAQVVSQLGDWFNAVAVYALLLDLTGSATLVAAMMVVQLLPLALVSPMAGVVVDRMSRRTLMIGADLARAVLFAGLVFVRSADQIWLAFVLVTLGVIATAFFEPARTAMLPDVVPREHLMTANALSAATWAVMLTIGASVGGAVTVLVGRDAAFVCNGLSFLASAAALRGLHVVETHHTQPRDAASTGVRDGLAYLRRHPATIALLSIKAVWAVAGGMMLLLTVFGQRVFATTPGETAARGIGVLFAARGVGAIGGALLARAVQGRDAARLKALVPWCYGIAALGYLTLANAPTLWAGALAVVWAHVFGTLLWVLSSVLLQLVVEARVRGRIFAVELALHTFVSAAAILLTGYGLDNLHIAPRTLATWLGAFFLAPAAAWAMAPRVGRGLRLRR
- a CDS encoding SDR family oxidoreductase, coding for MTSQPQLAGHVAIVTGGSRGIGLALTCGFVARGARVVLSGRSKPDLEAVVAELGASAVATVQGDVADPAVAEALVRTASERFGGVDSLINNAGVGTFTPVADMAIDDWHRLIATNLTGVFLCTKAAIPALKQRGGGWIINISSLAGRNSFAGGAAYCASKAGLNAFAESLMLEVRQDNIRVSTVMPGSVQTAFSPGGDAAGTDWKLSPDDVAQVVFDLLASSPRSLPSRVEIRPSRPK
- a CDS encoding hemolysin family protein, with translation MLTSLLIVASMVAVTALYVAAEFAAVSVRKSRIRQMAEDGHATARRLLPVLDDAAALDRYIAACQVGITLSSLILGAYGQIAYGPAIAAQLQARLGLDPLAASSAAAVVILLVLTVGAMVAGELAPKSLALQYPTEIALYSYWPMRWSLWLLGPFIWFLNGSGTLLLRLLGSAHGAHRHVHSPEEIELLLAESHDGGLLEPDELRRLQRALRFSLRTARQLMTTRDRMQCVDVMTPVEQVLSMALDSSQAYVPIYRDAPDNVIGFLNTKRLLVRHVEGRPVRSVRELLQPAPRVEETMTGDRLIAELRRHRTHQAIVVDAGQAVVGMVTLDDILSSLLGPTPDEFTQSSLRMPAPRATRSRA
- a CDS encoding hemolysin family protein; protein product: MTMLIVIVAVLVLLNGLFVAAEFAIVGTPRVAIEKRAAAGERIAQRVHQVLTDSRRQDRYIATAQLGITLASLGLGMYSEHEVAERLVHLFEGLGVARYVAAHTLASVAAVALLTYVHIVFGEMVPKSIALQRAERTVLWITPVMLVLQTICYPLVLVLNALGNLLLRLIGVTRQERSHEHLYSPEELAYIVTESQAGGMLREESGRILRELFEFGDLTAREVMTPRVRLAALPLGADAATVTETVRKAPYTRYPVYEGDIDELTGMVNVKDLLLLKSSGAVLTPAMVRAIPTVPETATLDVVLETLREARAQMAVVIDEHGGTAGVVTHEDLFDEVIGEVAEGASEKTSIYRDARGVLHVSGTSRVEEAGEALGVTLEHEAVDSVSGLILTVLGRPPHVGDVVTYDHVRFEVTEVEGLGVKSCIAEVETPAI